A single Chanos chanos chromosome 8, fChaCha1.1, whole genome shotgun sequence DNA region contains:
- the LOC115819030 gene encoding LOW QUALITY PROTEIN: protein lyl-1 (The sequence of the model RefSeq protein was modified relative to this genomic sequence to represent the inferred CDS: deleted 1 base in 1 codon): MMEKLELPVSPTPSALSVSERPSPTQAESPCISSPVANETGKPADTVPGSPAADPPSQPAPEPDATETADGQDDPPDPPPQPPQPLPQPPLPESTTASGKSTSALLAFSSSSSTSSSTPLPPNIPVISLGHSKPPIPIPSPQLTALHPIPNQPHIPGDIRLTQLTSLTGANTGPTVPSSGPLLPHQYLPTHPFLNSSFLGPSGNYGIFSNSRIKRRPSSHFELDIPEGPPQKLARRVFTNSRERWRQQNVNGAFSELRKLIPTHPPDKKLSKNEILRLAMKYINFLVKLLNDQASERVARGVEGAAEKEEEKESLLSEGQKKDGSPELHPLCQTGTPSSQCSVPTSTARPALATALRNSRDSTDSVIALATSPGSSCYGDTDSEESPGPRNLILKTGGNGGITEKVQDQIRTVTATSHQR, from the exons ATGATGGAGAAGCTAGAGCTCCCGGTCTCCCCCACCCCTTCCGCCCTCTCTGTGAGCGAACGTCCGAGTCCCACACAAGCCGAGTCTCCCTGCATTAGCAGCCCCGTGGCCAACGAGACGGGAAAGCCTGCAGACACGGTTCCCGGCAGCCCTGCTGCAGACCCTCCCTCCCAACCCGCACCTGAGCCCGATGCCACGGAAACGGCTGACGGACAAGACGACCCGCCTGATCCGCCCCCGCAACCGCCACAACCCCTGCCCCAACCACCCCTCCCGGAGTCGACAACCGCCTCCGGCAAGAGCACCTCAGCTCTTTTggctttttcttcatcttcatcgACCTCTTCCTCCACCCCACTGCCGCCCAACATCCCTGTGATTAGTCTGGGCCACAGCAAGCCCCCTATCCCCATCCCTTCACCTCAGCTGACCGCCCTCCATCCAATCCCCAACCAACCACACATCCCCGGTGATATTCGCCTGACGCAGCTCACCTCTCTCACAGGGGCCAACACGGGGCCCACGGTGCCCTCATCTGGCCCCCTGCTGCCCCATCAGTATCTGCCCACACACCCCTTCCTCAACAG TTCTTTCCTAGGCCCATCTGGAAACTATGGCATCTTCAGCAACAGTCGTATAAAGAGAAGACCATCATCGCATTTTGAACTAGACATCCCTGAAG GTCCCCCTCAGAAGCTGGCACGCCGGGTCTTCACCAACAGCCGCGAGCGCTGGAGACAACAGAATGTGAATGGTGCTTTTTCCGAGCTGCGCAAGCTTATT CCTACTCACCCGCCTGACAAGAAGCTCAGCAAGAACGAGATCCTCAGACTAGCTATGAAATACATCAACTTCTTGGTCAAGTTACTCAACGACCAGGCTAGCGAGCGTGTGGCTAGGGGGGTCGAAGGTGCTGctgaaaaggaggaggagaaggaaagcCTCTTGAGCGAAGGCCAGAAAAAGGACGGTAGCCCTGAGCTACATCCCCTCTGCCAGACTGGGACACCTTCATCCCAATGTTCCGTCCCCACGTCAACCGCACGGCCTGCCCTGGCAACCGCCCTACGCAACAGCAGAGACTCCACCGACTCTGTGATCGCTCTGGCGACATCTCCGGGCTCTAGTTGCTACGGCGACACGGACAGCGAGGAAAGTCCGGGCCCCAGGAACCTGATTTTAAAGACTGGTGGCAACGGTGGGATTACAGAAAAAGTGCAGGATCAAATACGGACAGTGACAGCCACCAGCCACCAGCGGTGA